In Deltaproteobacteria bacterium, the following proteins share a genomic window:
- a CDS encoding amidohydrolase family protein has protein sequence MIDTHTHIYPDKIAPKVVQRLQATAGDHIPLAGDFTLKDIKAYMKRCAIEAVVTFCVAERPEVVGAANNFLIEINDNQTLFSFGTILPNMEDPVGEVRRIKGKGIKGIKFHSLFQPIRARDENLFPIYGAMAQEGMIAYFHVGKDPVNPSHPPGTGPQDIAHLKERFPSLKIVAAHFGGLFMLDEARKWIIGRDIYIDTCWGPNIQSLRSDEVIDLIRQHGVEKVLFATDYPSTTDPVPQIKWFKDLPLQEEEKQLIFRENARRLLGL, from the coding sequence ATGATCGATACCCACACTCATATCTATCCGGATAAAATTGCTCCCAAAGTTGTTCAACGACTCCAGGCCACAGCAGGCGATCACATTCCGCTTGCGGGAGACTTCACCCTGAAGGATATAAAGGCCTATATGAAAAGATGCGCAATCGAGGCGGTCGTGACCTTCTGTGTGGCGGAAAGGCCCGAAGTAGTGGGTGCAGCGAATAACTTCCTCATTGAGATTAACGATAACCAGACCCTCTTCAGCTTCGGCACTATCCTCCCCAATATGGAGGACCCGGTAGGAGAGGTAAGAAGGATTAAGGGGAAAGGTATCAAGGGGATAAAATTTCATTCCCTCTTCCAGCCCATCCGGGCGCGAGATGAAAACCTCTTCCCCATTTATGGTGCCATGGCTCAAGAGGGTATGATTGCTTATTTCCATGTAGGGAAGGACCCTGTTAACCCTTCCCATCCTCCCGGCACCGGCCCGCAAGATATTGCCCATCTCAAAGAGCGTTTTCCCTCCCTTAAGATCGTGGCCGCTCATTTCGGTGGTCTCTTCATGCTGGATGAGGCCCGGAAGTGGATTATTGGCAGGGATATTTATATTGACACCTGTTGGGGGCCGAATATCCAGAGCCTTAGGTCGGACGAGGTGATCGATCTCATCCGCCAACATGGTGTGGAAAAAGTCCTCTTTGCCACTGATTACCCCTCTACTACAGACCCTGTCCCTCAGATTAAATGGTTCAAGGATCTTCCCTTGCAGGAAGAAGAAAAACAGCTAATTTTTCGGGAGAATGCCCGTCGGCTTTTGGGGTTATGA
- a CDS encoding thiamine pyrophosphate-binding protein: protein MPFISGSTAFLEILKQEGADCIFGNPGTTELPLMDALQGQKEIRYFLALHEGVAVSMADGYAIASGKLGVVNVHTTPGIGNSMGMLYNAYKANSPLLVTAGQHDQSFLITEPILHSNLPDVAKPWVKWSYEILRLEDLPRAIHRAAKVAVFPPAGPVFLSLPADVLKAKGEIDLGAPTRIDPRLRASQAAIEAAAEILSKAKHPIIIAGDAVARGDAHAELARVAELLGAPVYQQTVSGTCNFPSSHPLSLGPIPRVQRTARQALQDADALFSVGADLLTMSLPSEIDPIPPGLTIIHLHLDPWEIGKNYPARIAVLGDPKETLPELEKALKEKMSENRRKEAQLRLEQVRQIKEKTLLGLREKAKEERERMPITPLVLMEAVCDILPANAVVVDETISSGRALRALYKSEDPHSYYGMRGGGIGWGIPAALGVKLALGDRPVVALIGDGSAMYSFQGLWTAAHYGLAVVFVICNNSGYRILKERTYALHGYSAKSDAYIGMDLERPGIDFVGLARALGVPGERCEKIQEVQAALARALSQQGPVLIDVHLDHSFKP, encoded by the coding sequence ATGCCATTTATTTCCGGGTCAACGGCTTTTTTGGAGATCCTGAAACAAGAAGGGGCGGATTGTATTTTCGGCAACCCCGGGACCACGGAGCTTCCTCTCATGGATGCCCTGCAAGGTCAAAAGGAGATTCGGTATTTTTTGGCCCTGCACGAGGGGGTAGCCGTCTCGATGGCCGATGGCTATGCGATCGCCTCGGGAAAGTTGGGGGTCGTCAATGTCCATACCACCCCGGGAATCGGGAATTCGATGGGGATGCTCTACAATGCCTACAAAGCCAATTCCCCCCTTCTGGTCACGGCCGGACAGCACGACCAGAGCTTCCTCATCACCGAACCCATCCTCCATTCCAACCTTCCCGACGTGGCCAAGCCTTGGGTGAAGTGGTCCTACGAGATCCTCCGCCTCGAGGATTTACCCCGGGCGATACACCGGGCCGCAAAAGTGGCCGTTTTCCCCCCTGCGGGCCCGGTCTTCCTTTCCCTTCCTGCTGATGTTCTAAAAGCTAAGGGAGAGATCGATCTGGGAGCTCCCACCCGGATCGATCCTCGTCTCCGGGCTTCCCAGGCTGCGATCGAAGCGGCAGCCGAAATTTTGAGCAAGGCGAAGCATCCGATTATCATCGCGGGTGATGCCGTGGCCCGCGGCGACGCCCATGCCGAGTTAGCCCGGGTGGCGGAACTGCTCGGAGCTCCTGTTTATCAACAGACGGTATCAGGAACTTGTAATTTTCCTTCTTCCCATCCCCTCTCTTTGGGACCGATTCCTCGTGTCCAGAGAACAGCCCGCCAGGCTCTACAGGATGCGGATGCCCTCTTTTCTGTCGGCGCCGATCTTCTAACCATGTCCTTGCCTTCGGAGATCGATCCGATTCCTCCCGGCCTAACCATCATCCATCTCCACCTCGACCCATGGGAGATTGGGAAGAACTACCCGGCCCGGATCGCCGTCCTTGGGGATCCCAAGGAGACCTTACCCGAATTGGAAAAAGCTCTGAAAGAAAAGATGAGCGAAAACCGGCGAAAAGAAGCCCAGCTTCGCCTGGAACAAGTACGCCAGATTAAGGAAAAGACCCTCCTGGGACTCAGAGAAAAAGCGAAAGAAGAAAGGGAGAGAATGCCTATCACTCCTCTGGTCCTGATGGAAGCTGTATGCGATATCCTCCCGGCCAATGCCGTTGTCGTCGATGAAACGATCTCTTCCGGGCGCGCTCTCAGAGCCCTGTATAAAAGCGAGGACCCCCATAGTTATTATGGTATGCGCGGTGGGGGGATTGGCTGGGGCATCCCTGCAGCCTTGGGCGTCAAGTTGGCCTTGGGCGATCGCCCCGTCGTAGCCCTTATCGGTGATGGGAGCGCCATGTATTCCTTCCAGGGTCTCTGGACCGCAGCTCATTACGGCTTGGCTGTTGTATTTGTCATTTGCAACAATAGCGGATATCGCATCCTTAAGGAGCGAACTTACGCCCTGCATGGCTACTCCGCCAAGAGTGATGCCTACATCGGCATGGACCTGGAGCGCCCCGGGATAGATTTCGTGGGCCTGGCTCGAGCTCTGGGGGTTCCGGGGGAAAGGTGTGAGAAGATTCAGGAGGTGCAAGCGGCTCTTGCTCGTGCCCTGAGCCAGCAGGGTCCGGTCTTGATCGATGTCCATCTCGACCACAGTTTCAAACCATAA
- a CDS encoding Type 1 glutamine amidotransferase-like domain-containing protein produces the protein MSYRRGIIAIMGSGETTDSMVRVHRDLLQKLTPPVKAVFIDTPAGFQMNADDLFEKTREYFEKRLGQTMEHMAFKSSTNISLYESEKAFQTLRQSDYIFVGPGSPTYALKNWAGTPIPQIIFEKVQSGACFIAASAAALTLGRFTLPVYEIYKVGEELHWIEGMNLLGRCGLNIVVIPHWNNAEGGTHDTRFCYMGEPRLIRLEEMLPEDIPILGIDEHTACILDFEEEKVLVRGIGGVTLHHRGSQKIFNDGEILPLDEFKGLARPSLEEKPGEPPKIQATEPAAEPFMEQVKSFKESFDRYLQDHQGEALINVLVTLDKIIWKSCKDFEDEDLISQARETLRGMIVQLGLRFDECPKDVVPILSPLMDILLDIRTRLRAAKQWEIADDIRDKLLQSGIVVEDTPQGTQWHLKT, from the coding sequence ATGTCTTATCGCCGCGGCATCATTGCCATCATGGGTTCTGGGGAGACGACTGATTCGATGGTCCGGGTGCACCGGGATCTCCTGCAGAAACTGACCCCACCTGTCAAGGCCGTATTCATCGATACTCCGGCAGGCTTCCAGATGAATGCCGACGACCTTTTCGAAAAGACAAGGGAATATTTCGAAAAACGTCTCGGGCAAACTATGGAACATATGGCCTTCAAATCTTCTACGAATATTTCCCTCTACGAATCCGAGAAGGCTTTTCAAACTCTCCGCCAGTCAGATTATATTTTCGTGGGCCCCGGAAGCCCCACTTACGCCCTAAAAAATTGGGCCGGGACTCCCATCCCTCAAATTATTTTCGAAAAGGTCCAAAGCGGCGCCTGCTTCATCGCTGCCAGCGCTGCCGCCCTGACCCTCGGCCGATTTACGCTTCCGGTTTACGAAATATACAAGGTGGGAGAAGAATTACACTGGATCGAGGGAATGAATTTGTTGGGTAGGTGTGGACTGAATATCGTCGTGATCCCCCACTGGAATAACGCCGAAGGGGGCACCCATGACACCCGGTTCTGCTACATGGGGGAACCGCGATTGATTCGGCTCGAAGAAATGCTTCCCGAGGATATCCCGATTCTCGGCATTGATGAGCATACGGCCTGCATTCTGGACTTCGAGGAAGAAAAAGTTTTAGTCCGGGGCATCGGAGGCGTGACGTTGCACCACCGAGGTTCCCAAAAGATATTCAACGATGGAGAGATCCTCCCCTTGGATGAGTTCAAAGGGTTGGCCAGGCCTTCCCTCGAAGAAAAACCCGGGGAACCCCCAAAAATCCAGGCCACCGAACCTGCCGCTGAACCATTTATGGAGCAGGTTAAATCATTCAAAGAATCTTTCGATCGATATCTTCAGGATCATCAAGGGGAAGCTTTGATCAATGTACTTGTGACCTTGGATAAAATAATCTGGAAATCTTGCAAAGATTTTGAGGATGAAGACCTGATCTCCCAGGCCCGGGAGACGCTTAGAGGAATGATCGTTCAACTTGGCCTTCGCTTCGACGAGTGTCCCAAAGATGTTGTGCCCATCCTTTCACCTCTGATGGATATTCTTCTGGATATTCGAACCAGGCTCCGTGCAGCTAAACAGTGGGAAATTGCGGATGACATCCGGGACAAATTACTTCAGTCTGGAATTGTTGTGGAGGATACCCCTCAGGGGACTCAATGGCACCTTAAAACATAG
- a CDS encoding nucleoside phosphorylase, whose product MDEDAVLIEPRKIPGDPKIDHPIVLTLFEPYLEFLRKELKIKKTALARLRFPSMTYCTTRMDGKKISVFGTPLGAPQAAIILERLIAMGARKIFAFGCCGSLQPDLSAGHLVIPTEALSEEGTSIHYPLPEGVAGKADELIAQICREKCQEEGFKVLSGKVWTTDALFRETRGQVKRYAEMGFLAVEMEMSALFTVAAFRQVQLGGLMVVSDELGTLKWKTGFLNPYFWLASKKAAKIAIESCLAL is encoded by the coding sequence ATGGACGAAGACGCTGTCCTGATTGAACCACGGAAAATCCCTGGCGATCCCAAGATCGATCACCCCATTGTTCTAACCCTTTTTGAACCTTACCTGGAATTTCTCCGCAAGGAACTGAAGATTAAAAAAACCGCTTTGGCGCGATTGCGTTTTCCCTCCATGACTTACTGTACGACAAGGATGGACGGGAAAAAAATTTCCGTTTTCGGAACGCCGTTAGGCGCTCCCCAGGCTGCGATTATTCTGGAAAGGCTGATCGCTATGGGAGCGCGGAAGATTTTTGCTTTCGGATGTTGCGGCTCCCTGCAACCGGATCTCTCCGCAGGCCACCTGGTCATTCCTACCGAGGCCTTGAGTGAAGAAGGAACCTCTATTCATTACCCCCTGCCGGAGGGAGTGGCGGGCAAGGCCGATGAATTAATTGCTCAAATATGCCGGGAGAAATGTCAGGAGGAAGGTTTCAAAGTACTATCCGGAAAAGTCTGGACAACGGATGCCCTCTTTCGGGAAACCCGAGGGCAAGTTAAACGTTATGCCGAGATGGGCTTCCTCGCCGTGGAAATGGAAATGTCCGCCCTATTTACCGTCGCCGCCTTTCGCCAAGTCCAACTTGGCGGCCTGATGGTGGTTTCCGACGAACTGGGAACGCTCAAATGGAAAACGGGATTCTTAAATCCTTATTTCTGGCTGGCTTCAAAAAAAGCAGCTAAGATAGCCATTGAATCTTGCCTGGCTCTCTGA